ATCTTTAGATGATAAATAATTTTGACCTGTAATTACATTTCCTTGTACCTCTACATGTACCGAGTTTCTAGGAGAATATTTAAATATTCCACCTCTTTCTTCTATGGTCTTTTGAATTAAAAAAGGGAATTGCTTAAAATATTCGGCACCCTCTTTTTCATAAGCTTCTGGGTATCCACTAATTATTTTATTATTTACCAAGTACTTCCCATCTTTTGTTTTTAAATCAACAATACCAGCCGTTCCATGACATACTGAAGAGACAATACCATTATATTCTTCAAAAATGGTCATTGTTATTTTTTGAATTTCTTTATTCTTAGGCACATCATACATTGCACTTCCACCTCCGATATAATGAACCGCTTTATAATCTTTTGCAATAATTTCTTTAGGCTTTTTGGTGTGTTTTAAAGCATACATAAAGTATTCACTGTAAAGCAGTTTTTTTTGGAGTGCGTCAGATGTATTAATATAAGCTAGTGGAATACTACCTCCATATGGACTAACGAAGTCCACAGTAAACCCTTCCTTTTTAAACGTATCATAAGCATTAACAATTTCAGAGAAGCTATTACCCGTTGGAAGTTTAGATGTTCCATGGAATGAGGCATTGGATACTATAAATAATATTTTATCACCATTTTGGTTACTTTTTTCACTGCTAGCAGTTTTGCTAATAATTTTCCACTCGTTTTCAATTTTTTTTAAAAGAAACAAATCAATGTATCTTAAACCACTCTTAGGGATAATAATTTCTGCTTTTGCAGTAGCAACACCTTCAAAGTTGTCAATCGATAAAATGTTACCTATTCTTCCCGTAAATTCTCCTTCTTTTTTATTTTTATATCAACTTGCATATTCTTTGACAGGAACGGTCCAAAGTGTTTTGTTACTTTTTTCTAAATACAGGTTTGCATTGGTATAAAATGCTTTTTCAATAAGTGCAGATTTATTGTAAGAAGTACCATTTATATAATTTAAAAGCGTGTTTTCTATTTTAGATACTTCCGTTTGTGCAAAAACTGAAGCGTTTAACATTAGGAATCCGATGAATAAAAGAAAATGTTTCATACGTATTTTTAGTATTGTTAATTAAATGGATTCAAAAATTAAGGCTTGTCTATAGTCTCAAACAAATTCTGCTCCTTCTCTATAAAATACCATTCTTGTTTCCATTTCTTTTTTAACCATTAAATTTTGCCAACCATTTTAAAATCGATTCATTTGTTTCATGTGGTAACTCTTGTTGAATGTGATGGCCACACTCTAGACAAATCACATCCAGATTCGGAACAAAATCCTGTAGCCTTTCAAATTTTGGAATCATATCTAGATTACCATAGATCATAAGTGTAGGCTGTTTGATGATTGGGTCTATATCTGCTAATACGTGCCAGTTTCGGTCAAGGTTTCTATACCAATTAATAGCGCCATTAAACCCAGAATTTTTAAAGGCCGTTACAAATACAGACAAATCAACGTCGTTCATAATAGGCTCACCAAAAGGCTTTTCCGCTTTTGCAAGATTCATCATTAACATTCCTGGTTCTGGTGGTGCAAGAGGCACATTCTTACGAAATAAATTACGAAGAAAGTTTTCTGCATGATTCTCTAACACAGCATCTGCTACTCCTGGTTTTTTATTAAAATGAACAAAATAGAAATCTTCACCAAAAATCTCTTCCATAAACTGAATCCATGGTTTTTCACCTCGTTCTTGATAAGGTAATGCAAGATTTAGTATTTTATTGACACGCTCTGGATGCAAGAGTGCAAGGTTCCAAACTACATTTGCGCCCCAATCATGCCCCACAAAAACAGCATCTCTGTAGTTGTAATAATCAAGTAAGGCCACTAAATCATCTGTTAAATGGGTTATATCATATGCCGTTACTTCTTTAGGGCGCGATGAATTGCCATATCCTCTTTGATTTGGAACAATGACATGATAACCAGCTTTAGCAAGCGCTGGTATTTGATAACGCCAAGAAAAGGCATGTTCGGGAAAGCCATGACAGAGTACAATTGGATTGCCAATATTTTCTTTACCCGCTTCAAATACTTCTAACTCAATTCCATTTATTGAAATTATATTGGATTTGGGAAATTTTAAAGATTTAATTTCTTGTATCATTTCAGTGCCTGTTTTTATCAATAATTAAATCTTCTATTTTTTTAAAATCCTTTGAATTTGGTACGTGTTTAGCATCTTCAATCAAAACAACTTCTTCTATAGAAGAAAATATTCGTTTTGCTCTTTTAATCATTTTTTTTCCGGGAAACATGATATCCTTTTCACAGGCAAAAATGGTAATCGGTGTTTTTATTCTATTTGCATCATTTTTAGATAGTATTGGTAAAGGAGAAAAATCCATATTGCAGTGTTGAAACGTAGAAGACATAAACTCTAATGCAAAATCATCGTATTCAGAAAAAAGTACGTTCATTACCTTTTTAATGTGCTTTTGATTGTTAGTTTTTATAAACTTTTTTAATGGTAGGAACATTTTAAACAAACCTACAAGAGGATTACCATTAACAATATAGACTGGTGCAAT
This genomic window from Maribacter sp. MJ134 contains:
- a CDS encoding type 1 glutamine amidotransferase domain-containing protein produces the protein MFLLKKIENEWKIISKTASSEKSNQNGDKILFIVSNASFHGTSKLPTGNSFSEIVNAYDTFKKEGFTVDFVSPYGGSIPLAYINTSDALQKKLLYSEYFMYALKHTKKPKEIIAKDYKAVHYIGGGSAMYDVPKNKEIQKITMTIFEEYNGIVSSVCHGTAGIVDLKTKDGKYLVNNKIISGYPEAYEKEGAEYFKQFPFLIQKTIEERGGIFKYSPRNSVHVEVQGNVITGQNYLSSKDVALKIIENLNNREISQ
- a CDS encoding alpha/beta fold hydrolase, producing the protein MIQEIKSLKFPKSNIISINGIELEVFEAGKENIGNPIVLCHGFPEHAFSWRYQIPALAKAGYHVIVPNQRGYGNSSRPKEVTAYDITHLTDDLVALLDYYNYRDAVFVGHDWGANVVWNLALLHPERVNKILNLALPYQERGEKPWIQFMEEIFGEDFYFVHFNKKPGVADAVLENHAENFLRNLFRKNVPLAPPEPGMLMMNLAKAEKPFGEPIMNDVDLSVFVTAFKNSGFNGAINWYRNLDRNWHVLADIDPIIKQPTLMIYGNLDMIPKFERLQDFVPNLDVICLECGHHIQQELPHETNESILKWLAKFNG